From one Rhopalosiphum padi isolate XX-2018 chromosome 2, ASM2088224v1, whole genome shotgun sequence genomic stretch:
- the LOC132920652 gene encoding tetratricopeptide repeat protein 39C-like isoform X2 produces the protein MSSNNEPTWRICRKAVWMLIQNVNNLADAEALLNQQENDLHIASGKCFILLLTAIQAPEKSRLESVQAEFKRFEARCGAMLDGGGWLGLVRRKLQFSSSAAAGVDHYDGQIALADVTLCIVGLMIVKVMNGYNVGHIATAKAVYTLRRAWKMYQQCYASVLDVYRTVYDLDPDENTPRWPPVLKRRQSSSATSLASTSNVGSRMYRSATTSFETFRQDSVSSGMSKDVVRLMAAVSVGYGAFNLILSLVSPMMVPLIGMLGFRGNRQTGLDALTFAKNGPDVHAPLAWLILSWYHMMGNTDYLFDGPQSRENETYVKESEQLVCNPPEEFQNSTSLQYFIGRSLYLKGDLERSIRAYEIGSTVLVDNSFVSMKTMCLHELGFMYAIKLDWIAAYKKFASVAEVWMKQYHYFMATGAAGDTTTAELMRRRADEVVNGCRLNAYRGTMCSFMENKENKVAEALRWTAAASSEDGVDCKHSHFNCDGQRYCRLIAYEVLYVKYGVAKWPVDALHAVLSDCQEAEDDDNTMWYTKQLLAVVCRRVLGFGNDHCQSLIDIVENMDRNQRRDHLYVYGVYELTTEQIRHTETIDEGKRTVQKLKDIKRNYHFQYFYEMRCVSLQAYVQKLNVR, from the exons ATGTCCTCAAACAATGAACCTACTTGGAGAATATGCAGAAAAGCAGTGTGGATGTTGatacaaaatgttaataactTAGCCGATGCCGAAGCTTTACTAAACCAACAAGAGAATGACCTTCATATTGCAAGCGGcaaatgtttcattttattaCTG ACGGCAATCCAAGCGCCGGAAAAGTCGCGACTGGAATCCGTGCAGGCCGAGTTCAAGCGGTTCGAGGCGCGGTGCGGCGCAATGTTGGACGGCGGCGGTTGGTTGGGGTTGGTCAGGCGGAAGCTGCAATTCTCGTCGAGCGCCGCCGCGGGCGTCGACCACTACGACGGACAGATCGCGCTGGCCGACGTCACCCTGTGCATAGTCGGACTGATGATCGTGAAGGTCATGAACGGGTACAACGTGGGCCACATAGCTACCGCCAAGGCGGTTTACACGTTGCGGCGTGCCTGGAAAATGTATCAGCAGTGTTACGCCTCCGTGCTGGACGTCTACCGCACCGTGTACGACCTGGACCCCG ACGAGAACACTCCGCGGTGGCCGCCGGTTTTGAAACGCAGACAATCCTCGTCCGCCACCTCGTTGGCTTCGACGTCGAACGTAGGAAGTCGTATGTATCGCTCGGCTACCACATCATTTGAAACGTTTCGTCAAGATAG TGTGTCGAGCGGGATGTCTAAAGACGTGGTTAGATTGATGGCAGCGGTCAGTGTGGGATATGGCGCTTTTAATTTGATCTTATCATTAGTTTCACCTATGATGGTCCCTCTAATTGGAATGTTGGGTTTTCGTGGAAATCGCCAAACCGGTTTAGACGCTTTAACGTTTGCCAAAAATGGACCTGACGTACACGCACCGTTGGCATG GTTGATCCTGTCGTGGTATCACATGATGGGAAACACAGATTACTTGTTTGACGGTCCCCAGTCTCGAGAAAATGAAACCTATGTCAAGGAATCAGAACAATTAGTTTGTAATCCGCCCGAAGAATTCCAAAACTCGACATCTCTGCAATACTTTATCGGGCGATCGCTTTATCTCAAG GGTGATTTAGAACGATCGATACGAGCGTACGAAATTGGATCAACAGTTTTAGTTGATAATTCTTTTGTAAGTATGAAAACAATGTGTTTACATGAATTAGGATTCATGTATGCAATTAAATTGGATTGGATTGCTGCGTATAAAAAATTCGCAAGTGTAGCAGAAGTGTGGATGAAGCAGTATCATTACTTCATGGCTACAG GCGCAGCGGGTGATACAACTACGGCTGAGCTTATGAGACGGCGGGCTGATGAGGTGGTCAACGGCTGCAGGTTGAACGCGTATCGGGGAACAATGTGCAGCTTTATGGAGAACAAAGAGAACAAGGTGGCCGAAGCACTGCGGTGGACGGCAGCGGCCTCGAGCGAAGACGGCGTCGACTGCAAACACAGCCACTTCAACTGCGACGGCCAGCGTTACTGCCGTCTGATCGCTTACGAGGTGCTGTACGTCAAGTACGGCGTGGCCAAGTGGCCGGTAGACGCGCTGCACGCCGTCTTGTCGG aTTGCCAAGAAGCTGAAGACGACGACAACACGATGTGGTACACAAAACAATTGCTGGCGGTCGTCTGTCGGAGAGTTTTGGGTTTTGGCAACGACCACTGTCAATCTCTAATTGACATTGTCGAAAATATGGACCGGAATCAGCGACGTGATCACTTATACGTATACGGAGTTTATGAACTGACCACCGAGCAGATAAGACACACCGAA actATAGATGAGGGCAAACGAACAGTACAAAAACTCAAAGATATAAAACGAAATTACCATTTTCAGTACTTCTATGAAATGCGATGTGTCTCGTTGCAAGCGTACGTACAAAAATTAAACGTCAGATGA
- the LOC132920652 gene encoding tetratricopeptide repeat protein 39C-like isoform X1, which translates to MSSNNEPTWRICRKAVWMLIQNVNNLADAEALLNQQENDLHIASGKCFILLLTAIQAPEKSRLESVQAEFKRFEARCGAMLDGGGWLGLVRRKLQFSSSAAAGVDHYDGQIALADVTLCIVGLMIVKVMNGYNVGHIATAKAVYTLRRAWKMYQQCYASVLDVYRTVYDLDPDENTPRWPPVLKRRQSSSATSLASTSNVGSRMYRSATTSFETFRQDSVSSGMSKDVVRLMAAVSVGYGAFNLILSLVSPMMVPLIGMLGFRGNRQTGLDALTFAKNGPDVHAPLAWLILSWYHMMGNTDYLFDGPQSRENETYVKESEQLVCNPPEEFQNSTSLQYFIGRSLYLKGDLERSIRAYEIGSTVLVDNSFVSMKTMCLHELGFMYAIKLDWIAAYKKFASVAEVWMKQYHYFMATVCAGAAGDTTTAELMRRRADEVVNGCRLNAYRGTMCSFMENKENKVAEALRWTAAASSEDGVDCKHSHFNCDGQRYCRLIAYEVLYVKYGVAKWPVDALHAVLSDCQEAEDDDNTMWYTKQLLAVVCRRVLGFGNDHCQSLIDIVENMDRNQRRDHLYVYGVYELTTEQIRHTETIDEGKRTVQKLKDIKRNYHFQYFYEMRCVSLQAYVQKLNVR; encoded by the exons ATGTCCTCAAACAATGAACCTACTTGGAGAATATGCAGAAAAGCAGTGTGGATGTTGatacaaaatgttaataactTAGCCGATGCCGAAGCTTTACTAAACCAACAAGAGAATGACCTTCATATTGCAAGCGGcaaatgtttcattttattaCTG ACGGCAATCCAAGCGCCGGAAAAGTCGCGACTGGAATCCGTGCAGGCCGAGTTCAAGCGGTTCGAGGCGCGGTGCGGCGCAATGTTGGACGGCGGCGGTTGGTTGGGGTTGGTCAGGCGGAAGCTGCAATTCTCGTCGAGCGCCGCCGCGGGCGTCGACCACTACGACGGACAGATCGCGCTGGCCGACGTCACCCTGTGCATAGTCGGACTGATGATCGTGAAGGTCATGAACGGGTACAACGTGGGCCACATAGCTACCGCCAAGGCGGTTTACACGTTGCGGCGTGCCTGGAAAATGTATCAGCAGTGTTACGCCTCCGTGCTGGACGTCTACCGCACCGTGTACGACCTGGACCCCG ACGAGAACACTCCGCGGTGGCCGCCGGTTTTGAAACGCAGACAATCCTCGTCCGCCACCTCGTTGGCTTCGACGTCGAACGTAGGAAGTCGTATGTATCGCTCGGCTACCACATCATTTGAAACGTTTCGTCAAGATAG TGTGTCGAGCGGGATGTCTAAAGACGTGGTTAGATTGATGGCAGCGGTCAGTGTGGGATATGGCGCTTTTAATTTGATCTTATCATTAGTTTCACCTATGATGGTCCCTCTAATTGGAATGTTGGGTTTTCGTGGAAATCGCCAAACCGGTTTAGACGCTTTAACGTTTGCCAAAAATGGACCTGACGTACACGCACCGTTGGCATG GTTGATCCTGTCGTGGTATCACATGATGGGAAACACAGATTACTTGTTTGACGGTCCCCAGTCTCGAGAAAATGAAACCTATGTCAAGGAATCAGAACAATTAGTTTGTAATCCGCCCGAAGAATTCCAAAACTCGACATCTCTGCAATACTTTATCGGGCGATCGCTTTATCTCAAG GGTGATTTAGAACGATCGATACGAGCGTACGAAATTGGATCAACAGTTTTAGTTGATAATTCTTTTGTAAGTATGAAAACAATGTGTTTACATGAATTAGGATTCATGTATGCAATTAAATTGGATTGGATTGCTGCGTATAAAAAATTCGCAAGTGTAGCAGAAGTGTGGATGAAGCAGTATCATTACTTCATGGCTACAG tgTGCGCAGGCGCAGCGGGTGATACAACTACGGCTGAGCTTATGAGACGGCGGGCTGATGAGGTGGTCAACGGCTGCAGGTTGAACGCGTATCGGGGAACAATGTGCAGCTTTATGGAGAACAAAGAGAACAAGGTGGCCGAAGCACTGCGGTGGACGGCAGCGGCCTCGAGCGAAGACGGCGTCGACTGCAAACACAGCCACTTCAACTGCGACGGCCAGCGTTACTGCCGTCTGATCGCTTACGAGGTGCTGTACGTCAAGTACGGCGTGGCCAAGTGGCCGGTAGACGCGCTGCACGCCGTCTTGTCGG aTTGCCAAGAAGCTGAAGACGACGACAACACGATGTGGTACACAAAACAATTGCTGGCGGTCGTCTGTCGGAGAGTTTTGGGTTTTGGCAACGACCACTGTCAATCTCTAATTGACATTGTCGAAAATATGGACCGGAATCAGCGACGTGATCACTTATACGTATACGGAGTTTATGAACTGACCACCGAGCAGATAAGACACACCGAA actATAGATGAGGGCAAACGAACAGTACAAAAACTCAAAGATATAAAACGAAATTACCATTTTCAGTACTTCTATGAAATGCGATGTGTCTCGTTGCAAGCGTACGTACAAAAATTAAACGTCAGATGA